In Microcoleus sp. FACHB-831, the genomic window CTCTGCGGACATCGACCGGATCAACGCCCCTTCATCGTCTCCCGTGCTGGTTGGGCGGGACTCCAGCGCTATGCTTGGACTTGGACGGGCGATATTGAGTGTACTTGGGCGGCGATGCGCCTAACGGTTTCAACGGTAGTGGGTTTAGGACTGTCAGGAATTCCCTACAGCGGGCCGGATATCGGCGGTTTTCAGGGAAATCCCAGCGCTGAACTTTATTTACGCTGGTTCCAGATGGCAAACTTTCTCACGTTCTGCCGCACGCACTCTTCTAATAACGTTGCTCATCGTGCGCCTTGGACTTATGGCGAACCTTATTTAAGTATCATTCGGCAATTCTTGCAATTGCGTTATAAACTTCTGCCATACTTCTACACGCTGGCTTGGGAAGCAACTCAGAAGGGTTATCCTCCCGTGCGTCCGTTGTTCTGGTCTAACCCGGATGACTCTAAATTGTGGGGTGTAGACGATGCTTTTTTGTTGGGTGATGCGCTGTTAATTTGTCCGATTTTTGAAGAGGGGGCGCGATCGCGTCAAGTCACCCTGCCAAAAGGACATTGGTATAATTTCTGGGACGATCGACTACTCGAAGGATCGCAGCAGGTTAATCTTGAAGCACCCCTAGAACAAATTCCTTTGCTAGTAAGTGCAGGAAGTATTCTGCCGATGGAGGAAGATAACCAACTGATTCTCCACCTCTACCCACCCGTGCAAGGAAGTAGCGAAGCATGCGTATACAGCGATGCGGGGGATGGATACGGAGAATCGCGACTGGATAAATTCCGGATGGTGCGATTCGATGACGGTTTAGAGCTAATGTGGCAACAAGAAGGGGAGTATGCTTTTCCTTACAAAACCATTCACTTACACTTGCATGGAATCAAGTTGCAACAAACTTGGATGGATGGAAAAGAAGTTGCTTTTGAAGGGAAATATTTGGAGTGCGCTAAGTTCGGACAAGCTTACTTTAAAGGAGAGTTTGTTGCGCCTGAGTTACTGTAAAGAGTAGGTTTTAAAATACTACTTGCATGAACCATTACCGCCTGCTTTTACGCACTTCTTGGGTAACAGTAACTTTAGCTGCGATCGCTGGTCTTTTAAGCGGAGCAAGTAGTGTTGGTCTTATTGCCTTAATTAACCTCTCTTTAAGGAACGCAAAACTACCCGCAGACCAATTAGCCTGGAGCTTTTTTGGTCTGTGCTTGGTTCTGCTCATTACAACTGCTGCTTCTCAGATTTTAATAGCCCGCCTTTCGCAAGGAGTCATCTTCAACCTGCGGATGGTGTTGACACGCCGCATCCTTGCTTGCCCCTTGCGACACTTAGAAGAAATTGGTTCGCACCGTCTTTTAGCCCTGCTTACCGAAGATGTTGAAGCTGTTTCTAATGCCTCAATTTCAGTTTCTACTCTATGCGTTAATACGGCGATTTTAGCTAGCTGTCTGCTCTATTTTAGTTGGCTATCTTTACCCGTATTCTTTTTAATGGGTGGGTTCTTGGTATTGGCATTCTTTAGTTATGCTTTGCTGATGAATAAGGGCAGCCATTTTTTCCAACTTGCCCGCGAACTGCAAGACAAATTATTTGCTCATTTCCAGACTGCTACGCAAGGTACTAAGGAACTTAAACTGCACCGCGAAAGGCGCGAAGCGTTTTTAGAGGATGACCTTAAGGTTACAGCAGCAGCTTCCCGACATTACCGAGTTGCTGCAATGACTATTTTCGCGATCGCTGGAAGTTGGGGAGTGCTATTATTTTTTATCCCCATCGGTCTGCTAATTTTTGCTTTTCCCTTATTTACAAAGATTTCTGTTAACGTTTTGTCTGGCTATGCGTTGACGATCATCTTTATGATTACACCGCTGCAAAATATCCTCAACGCCCTACCCGACTTAACAAAAGCGGATATTGCTTTGAAAAAGATTGAGTCTATTGGTTTATCCTTAGCAGCGCAGACAACTGAAGCAGATCTTAAAAATACTACTGAATCAAAGATTAAGTGGGACTCTTTACAATTGGTGGAAGTTACTCATGCTTACGTGGGAGAAGGGCAAGATAATCCCTTTATTTTAGGCCCAATCGACCTAAGCTTTAATCGTGGAGAACTTGTATTTATTGTTGGGGGCAATGGTAGTGGTAAATCTACTCTAGTGAAGCTAATCGCTGGGTTATACATCCCTGAATCTGGAGTAATTAAAATCGATAGCGACTCTATCACTGATAATAATCGCGAGTGGTATCGCCAGCAGTTTTCAGTTGTATTTTCCGATTTTTATCTCTTCGATCGACTGTTGGGGTTAGGAACCCCAGATCTCGATAATCAGACACAAAAATACCTAAAACAACTACAGCTAGAGCGCAAAGTTAAGGTAGAACGCGGGGTATTTTCTACTACTGCTCTATCTCAAGGTCAGCGCAAACGCCTCGCTTTATTAACTGCTTATTTGGAAGACCGCCCTATCTATATTTTTGACGAATGGGCATCAGATCAAGATCCTATATTTAAAGAAGTTTTTTACACTCAATTGTTGCCAGAACTAAAAAATAGGGGTAAAACAATTTTGGTTATTAGTCACGATGACCGCTATTTTGAAGTTGCAGAGCGGATAGTGAAGTTAGATTATGGCAAAGTGCAGTATTACAAACACTTATAACATCGCTGCTATATTCTGGCTTTCATCCATTACTTGACAATCCCTCGCTGCTTTATATTTGTTTCTGTTGTTTGCGATAGACTTGGCCAGGGTAGTAAGTTAAGCTTGAGAATGCGCTTTGTAGGGTCGCTGTCCCAAACGCTGTAAATGTTTTTCCAATCATCCAAAAATTCCGGCTGAACTCGCCCTAAAGTCTGCACTAAAAATTTATAAATTTGCTCTATAGTCGCTTCATCTGTAACTACTCCTTGCCTAATTTCTAAATCCAACTGCAAATATTGTCTGTCTTCTTCATAAATAATACTGGCGCGGTATAATCCGGTAAGAATGCCTTGCAGTTCATAGCATTTCACCGTCTCATCCAGCATATATTCCGTGATATTTGTACCGTTAACTATTAGACAGCTGTCGGCTCTACCAGTTACAGCTATAATATCGGGAAGCAAACGACTGGCATTTGAAATAATTTTAACTAAAGCTGCATCCTGCGAATCTAGATGCTTTGAAGTGACAATTGCTTTTTTTAATTTTTTCCAGCTATATAAAGCAACTTGGTCATAGAGAATGTAGCGCACTAAGGGGATTCCTTGCCAGCGGGTAACGCAAAACTGACCATTTATAGTTTCTAAATATGCGTCATTAGCAATGCAATGAAAAAACAGAGGTATGGGGGATTCTATACCCAGAGAATGAGCCAGATATTTGTTTCTATGCAGGAGTTTTCGTAGGGCGACTGTTGCGGGGGATTCCGTTCCAAGTCCGCCTGTATCTGCGCTGGCGTACATTGAAAGCATAAATGTTGTATCTTCAGGTATTCCAGCACTATTTTGTAGAGAAATGCGGATGCTTTCTGGAAAAGGTTCGCCAACAACTATGTACCTTAATTTTTCTAAAGGTAGAGATTGATTTAGCTGACTTGCTTTGAGGTGGAGATGCGCGATCGCTGACGGAACCAGAAATAAAATAATCTGCTCCACGAACGGATTCATCTTGCCGATAATCTCGATAATTTCATCGTGATGGTTGCCAGGAGAAAAAACCAAAAAAGGATAAGGTGTACTAACTGCCATACTTTTTAATGCCCAGGAATAAGACTCTCCCCCTAACCAACTTCCTAGACTAAGACCGACTATAGCAAGTGTTTTTTTCTTATGCACCGCGAACGCACGTTCGAGAAATATCCTGCTTTTAAGAACTACAAAACGGTTCGTTGACTTTAGAATCGGCCAGTAGAAAGAATTACCCGATGACCCGGAAGAACGAGATATAGCAAAAATTTTTTCCCGTTCGTCCGCCAACAGTTCCTCAAATGGGTAAGCTAGGGCATAAGATTCCTTATCAGACACGGGCAACATATCGAACGGTTCTCGCCCTTTAAAACCCTGCGTTTCTAAGAAATGCTTGTAAGCAGGCACAACTCGTCGGGCACGTTTGTAAACATTTTCGGCGGTTTTCTTCGAGCCAATAGCGGTTTTTATGAA contains:
- a CDS encoding cyclic peptide export ABC transporter → MNHYRLLLRTSWVTVTLAAIAGLLSGASSVGLIALINLSLRNAKLPADQLAWSFFGLCLVLLITTAASQILIARLSQGVIFNLRMVLTRRILACPLRHLEEIGSHRLLALLTEDVEAVSNASISVSTLCVNTAILASCLLYFSWLSLPVFFLMGGFLVLAFFSYALLMNKGSHFFQLARELQDKLFAHFQTATQGTKELKLHRERREAFLEDDLKVTAAASRHYRVAAMTIFAIAGSWGVLLFFIPIGLLIFAFPLFTKISVNVLSGYALTIIFMITPLQNILNALPDLTKADIALKKIESIGLSLAAQTTEADLKNTTESKIKWDSLQLVEVTHAYVGEGQDNPFILGPIDLSFNRGELVFIVGGNGSGKSTLVKLIAGLYIPESGVIKIDSDSITDNNREWYRQQFSVVFSDFYLFDRLLGLGTPDLDNQTQKYLKQLQLERKVKVERGVFSTTALSQGQRKRLALLTAYLEDRPIYIFDEWASDQDPIFKEVFYTQLLPELKNRGKTILVISHDDRYFEVAERIVKLDYGKVQYYKHL